In Streptomyces alboniger, the following are encoded in one genomic region:
- a CDS encoding RNA polymerase sigma-70 factor, whose amino-acid sequence MTEDPFVAHRSLLFTVAYEMLGSAADAEDVLQESWLRWAQVDPSRVSDARAYLVRTVTRQALNRLRTLARSREDYVGEWLPDPLLTTPDVAEDVELAESVSIAMLTVLETLGPTERAVFVLREVFELPYGEIAEAIGKSAAAVRQIARRAREHVAARQPRVRVSRSEQQAVVERFLLALRTGQLQELVEVMAPDVVLIADGGGLAAAALAPIHGVELVARVLARTNRAEATPLATTAVWLNGAPAGRIEIDGELATAVSLVVENGQITRVYLVRNPRKLTRLDKPVELAR is encoded by the coding sequence ATGACCGAGGACCCGTTCGTCGCCCATCGCAGCCTGCTGTTCACGGTCGCCTACGAGATGCTCGGTTCCGCGGCCGACGCGGAGGACGTGCTTCAGGAGTCCTGGCTGCGGTGGGCCCAGGTCGACCCGTCGCGGGTGAGCGACGCGCGGGCGTACCTCGTCAGGACCGTCACGCGGCAGGCGCTCAACCGGCTGCGGACGTTGGCGCGCAGCCGCGAGGACTATGTCGGCGAGTGGCTGCCGGACCCGCTGCTGACCACCCCGGATGTCGCCGAGGACGTAGAGCTCGCGGAGAGCGTCTCGATCGCGATGCTGACCGTCCTGGAAACGCTCGGGCCCACCGAGCGGGCGGTGTTCGTGCTCCGCGAGGTCTTCGAGCTGCCGTACGGCGAGATCGCCGAGGCCATCGGGAAGTCCGCGGCCGCGGTGCGGCAGATCGCGCGGCGAGCGCGCGAGCATGTGGCGGCCCGGCAGCCGCGGGTGCGGGTGAGCCGGTCGGAGCAGCAGGCCGTGGTGGAGCGGTTCCTGCTCGCGTTGCGTACCGGGCAGTTGCAGGAGCTTGTGGAGGTCATGGCGCCGGACGTGGTCCTGATCGCCGATGGTGGCGGGCTTGCGGCCGCCGCTCTGGCTCCGATCCACGGGGTCGAGCTTGTGGCGCGGGTGCTCGCGCGCACGAACCGGGCGGAAGCGACCCCGCTCGCGACGACGGCCGTGTGGCTCAACGGGGCACCTGCGGGCCGGATCGAGATCGACGGCGAACTGGCCACAGCGGTGAGTCTCGTGGTGGAGAACGGGCAGATCACCCGGGTCTACTTGGTGCGAAACCCGCGGAAGCTGACGAGACTGGACAAACCGGTTGAACTCGCCAGGTAG
- a CDS encoding AMP-dependent synthetase/ligase → MTGTHSRTEGWQTLAGLARRGAERRPTVAAVRWRDGEGVWRTRSYADAWRESEEIARGLMALGLRPGDRVAIQSALRPEWSFTLLGAAASGLVLVSLLPTTVPEEITHVMNDSGATVLICEDADQWAKVTAVRPRLPALRHIVLIDAPDGADGVMTLAELRALGREQIPSAALRRREDAVRPDDLLVIIYTSGTTGPKKGCALSHGNYVSVLRAHPAPPPQPADAPPGLSNGTLYVVTGPHTIALLMQLLTWWSGYTLAYFSGGSPERMLREIRETTPKILPLVPLVLERIYSAVLGSRPEGERRRLVEQARLGLQVRERRARGESLPAELGRWFDEAEAGVFAEVRAHFGGRVRRVTVSGAAVSQDLLAFFLGCGVPVVECYGMTETAAAVTSNSPDDYRLGTVGRPLPGVEVDIAPDGEVLVRGGNVFCGYWGYDEGRFGAVRDGWLHTGDLGEIDEDGRLRLLGRKKEVIQLSHGMAVTPHPLERQLRASPLISHAVLYGESRPHLVALLTLDERHASAWAAERGLPTDLGALVRRPELLRELDGVVARANSRLQEYYRAKAFTVLDRDLSVGTGELTISLKVARPVVYALHRERFEALYD, encoded by the coding sequence ATGACCGGCACGCATAGCCGCACGGAGGGATGGCAGACCCTCGCCGGCCTGGCGCGACGCGGGGCCGAACGCCGGCCGACAGTCGCGGCCGTACGGTGGCGGGACGGCGAAGGGGTGTGGCGCACCCGGTCGTACGCCGACGCCTGGCGGGAGAGCGAGGAGATCGCCCGCGGGCTGATGGCGCTCGGCCTGCGCCCCGGTGACCGGGTGGCGATCCAGAGCGCGCTGCGTCCCGAGTGGTCGTTCACCCTCCTCGGTGCGGCGGCCTCCGGTCTCGTCCTGGTCTCGCTCCTGCCCACCACGGTGCCGGAGGAGATTACACATGTCATGAACGACTCAGGTGCCACGGTTCTCATCTGCGAGGACGCGGACCAATGGGCGAAGGTGACGGCCGTCCGGCCCCGGCTGCCCGCTCTGCGCCACATCGTGCTGATCGACGCCCCGGACGGAGCCGACGGCGTCATGACGCTGGCGGAGCTGCGCGCGCTGGGCCGCGAACAGATACCGAGCGCCGCCTTGCGCCGGCGTGAGGACGCGGTGCGGCCCGACGACCTGCTGGTCATCATCTACACCTCCGGCACCACGGGGCCGAAGAAGGGCTGCGCCCTCTCGCACGGCAATTACGTCAGTGTCCTGCGGGCTCACCCCGCCCCGCCGCCCCAGCCCGCCGACGCCCCCCCGGGCCTGAGCAACGGCACCCTCTACGTCGTGACCGGGCCGCACACCATCGCTCTGCTGATGCAGCTGCTCACCTGGTGGTCCGGCTACACCCTGGCCTACTTCAGCGGCGGCTCGCCGGAGCGCATGCTGCGGGAGATACGGGAGACCACTCCGAAGATTCTTCCCTTGGTGCCGCTCGTACTGGAAAGGATCTACAGCGCGGTTCTCGGATCCCGGCCGGAGGGGGAGCGGCGCCGGCTTGTGGAACAGGCCCGGCTCGGCCTACAGGTCCGGGAGCGGCGCGCCAGGGGCGAGAGCCTGCCAGCTGAGCTGGGCCGCTGGTTCGATGAGGCCGAGGCGGGTGTGTTCGCCGAGGTGCGCGCTCACTTCGGTGGCAGGGTGCGACGGGTGACCGTATCCGGCGCCGCGGTGTCCCAGGACCTCCTGGCCTTCTTCCTCGGCTGCGGTGTCCCGGTCGTGGAGTGCTACGGAATGACCGAGACCGCCGCGGCCGTCACCTCCAACTCTCCGGATGACTACCGACTGGGCACGGTCGGCAGACCCCTGCCGGGAGTCGAGGTGGACATCGCGCCGGACGGTGAGGTGCTGGTGCGAGGCGGCAACGTCTTCTGCGGCTACTGGGGCTACGACGAGGGCCGGTTCGGCGCCGTCCGCGATGGCTGGCTGCACACCGGCGACCTCGGCGAGATCGACGAGGACGGCCGGCTGCGTCTGCTGGGGCGCAAGAAGGAGGTGATCCAGCTGTCCCACGGCATGGCCGTCACCCCTCACCCGCTGGAGAGGCAGCTGCGGGCCAGCCCCCTGATCTCCCACGCGGTGCTCTACGGCGAGAGCCGGCCCCATCTCGTGGCACTGCTCACGCTCGACGAGCGGCACGCGTCGGCGTGGGCCGCCGAGCGGGGGCTGCCGACCGACCTGGGTGCCCTGGTCCGCCGCCCGGAGCTGCTGCGTGAACTCGACGGGGTGGTCGCACGCGCCAACTCCCGCCTCCAGGAGTACTACCGGGCCAAGGCGTTCACGGTGCTGGACCGCGATCTGTCGGTGGGCACAGGGGAGTTGACCATTTCCCTGAAGGTGGCCCGCCCGGTGGTGTACGCGCTCCACCGGGAGCGATTCGAGGCTCTCTACGACTGA
- a CDS encoding helix-turn-helix domain-containing protein: protein MSVLRWPAQADEIEAHRARGVPRLLLVAAGTRPPVCVDPLEDWTRTPVDEVDLRARWAALCARSACRKPKIDQHGVLRYAGQSVPLAAGEAALVRLLLDSYRSVVSRDDLIAHMWPHSAPAQRNALDVRVLRARRRLLPLGLVIKTVWSQGYLLDAQQDREAS from the coding sequence ATGTCCGTACTGCGCTGGCCCGCGCAGGCCGACGAAATCGAGGCGCACCGAGCGCGGGGGGTCCCCCGTCTGCTGCTGGTCGCGGCGGGTACCCGGCCCCCCGTCTGCGTCGACCCGCTGGAGGACTGGACCCGCACGCCGGTGGACGAGGTGGACCTGCGGGCGCGCTGGGCCGCCCTGTGCGCCAGGTCCGCCTGCCGGAAGCCGAAGATCGACCAGCACGGCGTCCTCCGGTACGCGGGCCAGAGTGTTCCGCTCGCCGCCGGTGAAGCGGCCCTGGTGAGGCTGCTCCTGGACTCCTACCGATCGGTAGTGAGCCGGGACGACCTGATCGCACACATGTGGCCGCACAGTGCTCCCGCGCAGCGCAACGCCCTGGACGTGCGCGTACTGCGGGCGCGCCGCCGTCTCCTGCCGCTGGGCCTGGTGATCAAGACCGTATGGAGTCAGGGCTATCTGCTCGACGCCCAGCAGGACCGGGAGGCCTCGTGA
- a CDS encoding alpha/beta hydrolase: protein MPLHTDSERVLRALDEQGFPAFEQVSVAVIRELLDGLIQVQGPPAPMAQVTDTSVPGPGGPIPVRVYRPGPPDGRPRPLVVFFHGGGWVAGSVDLVDRPLRGLAAATGAVVASVGYRLAPETRFPGPVLDAYAAVDALALRAAEFGAAPDRLVVAGESAGANLATAACRIAVEHGGPDIGLQLLICPITAPARDSPFPSYQEHARGYVNTRAAMEHFWDLYLARPEDATHPWAAPLLADDLSRQPPALILTAEYDPLRDEGEEYGRRLRAAGVPTTVSRYAGMLHIFFLLPRLTAFQEAVDEVGRALRARW from the coding sequence ATGCCCCTCCACACGGACTCGGAGCGTGTACTGCGCGCTCTGGACGAGCAGGGCTTCCCGGCGTTCGAGCAGGTGAGCGTGGCGGTCATCCGCGAACTCCTGGACGGGCTCATACAGGTGCAAGGCCCGCCCGCACCGATGGCACAGGTCACGGACACCTCGGTCCCCGGCCCCGGCGGGCCGATCCCCGTCCGTGTCTACCGGCCCGGCCCGCCCGACGGGCGGCCCCGGCCCCTCGTGGTGTTCTTCCACGGCGGCGGCTGGGTCGCGGGGAGCGTGGACCTCGTCGACCGCCCGCTGCGCGGACTCGCCGCCGCCACGGGAGCGGTGGTCGCCTCGGTCGGCTACCGGCTGGCGCCCGAGACCCGCTTCCCCGGGCCCGTGCTCGACGCCTACGCGGCCGTCGACGCGCTCGCCCTGCGGGCCGCCGAGTTCGGGGCGGCACCGGACCGCCTCGTCGTGGCCGGGGAGAGCGCGGGCGCCAACCTCGCCACCGCGGCCTGCCGGATAGCCGTCGAACACGGCGGCCCGGACATCGGCCTCCAGCTGCTGATCTGCCCGATCACCGCGCCCGCACGCGATTCCCCGTTCCCCTCCTACCAGGAGCACGCCCGCGGCTACGTCAATACCCGGGCCGCGATGGAGCACTTCTGGGACCTCTACCTGGCCCGCCCGGAAGACGCCACCCACCCCTGGGCGGCGCCACTGCTCGCCGACGACCTGTCACGCCAGCCGCCGGCGCTGATCCTCACCGCCGAGTACGACCCGCTGCGGGACGAGGGAGAGGAGTACGGCCGACGGCTGCGGGCCGCCGGAGTGCCGACGACCGTCAGCCGATACGCCGGAATGCTCCACATCTTCTTCCTCCTCCCCCGACTGACCGCCTTCCAGGAAGCGGTGGACGAGGTCGGCCGGGCGCTGCGAGCCCGGTGGTAG
- the panD gene encoding aspartate 1-decarboxylase produces MFRTMLTSKIHRATVTQADLHYVGSLTLCADLMDAAGLLPGEKVDIVDINNGNRLSTYIIEGPRGTGVVGINGAAARLINVGDLVIIIGYGVVADAEAQKVEPKVVFVDGDNRITSMGSDPAEPTADGQTVRGDHIFTD; encoded by the coding sequence ATGTTCCGCACCATGCTCACGTCCAAGATCCACCGCGCCACGGTCACCCAGGCCGATCTGCACTACGTCGGCTCGCTCACCCTGTGCGCCGACCTGATGGACGCCGCCGGTCTGCTGCCCGGCGAGAAGGTGGACATCGTCGACATCAACAACGGCAACCGCCTCTCCACGTACATCATCGAGGGCCCCCGGGGCACCGGTGTGGTCGGCATCAACGGCGCCGCCGCCCGTCTCATCAACGTCGGCGACCTGGTCATCATCATCGGCTACGGCGTCGTCGCGGACGCGGAGGCGCAGAAGGTCGAGCCCAAGGTCGTCTTCGTGGACGGCGACAACAGGATCACTTCGATGGGCTCGGACCCGGCCGAGCCGACGGCCGACGGGCAGACCGTCCGCGGCGATCACATCTTCACCGACTGA
- a CDS encoding DUF6196 family protein: protein MVSISHESPQETRARLRDVLADADFEVLPGTWAYHEYPAGPVPQPSAEALALVRDAQSWSVLEPARGGEAEVFGVLAFHFPSASDNSGFVGWLAGELKERLGTGVAVLCGYNSAQGGIYDYWLVPVQLLGEARAHVRSLAAEADADGSP, encoded by the coding sequence ATGGTCAGCATCAGTCACGAATCACCCCAGGAAACCCGCGCACGGCTGCGCGACGTGCTCGCGGACGCCGACTTCGAGGTCCTGCCGGGCACATGGGCCTACCACGAATACCCGGCGGGGCCGGTACCTCAGCCGTCCGCCGAGGCCCTGGCTCTGGTGCGGGACGCGCAGAGCTGGTCGGTTCTCGAACCGGCGCGGGGCGGGGAGGCGGAGGTCTTCGGCGTCCTCGCCTTTCACTTCCCGTCGGCGTCCGACAACAGCGGTTTCGTCGGCTGGCTGGCCGGGGAGCTCAAGGAACGCCTCGGTACCGGCGTGGCCGTGCTCTGCGGATACAACTCCGCGCAGGGCGGCATCTACGACTACTGGCTCGTGCCCGTTCAGCTTCTGGGCGAGGCGCGGGCGCATGTGCGGAGTCTGGCGGCGGAGGCGGACGCCGACGGCTCTCCGTAA
- a CDS encoding carboxymuconolactone decarboxylase family protein: MALRIPKAELPAGLRENLVKQLGSVPEPNEVLWNNPKLAEDNQEFAAKVATWDAADASLKTFAHMAVAAQVGCSWCLDINYFAALNQNLDLAKASQVPRWRESEVFTPLEREVMEYAEAMTNTPTTVTDELSASLLGRLGPAALVELTVFIGFANLAARCNTAHGITSQGYSDACEIPLAGRPQTSGVASAS, encoded by the coding sequence ATGGCGCTACGCATCCCGAAGGCCGAGCTCCCCGCCGGGCTCCGCGAAAACCTGGTCAAGCAGCTCGGTTCCGTGCCCGAACCCAACGAGGTGCTGTGGAACAACCCCAAGCTCGCCGAGGACAACCAGGAGTTCGCAGCCAAGGTGGCCACCTGGGACGCGGCCGACGCGAGCCTCAAGACGTTCGCGCACATGGCCGTCGCGGCACAGGTCGGCTGCAGCTGGTGCCTCGACATCAACTACTTCGCGGCGCTGAACCAGAACCTGGACCTGGCCAAGGCGAGCCAGGTGCCGCGCTGGCGGGAGTCGGAGGTGTTCACGCCGTTGGAGCGGGAGGTAATGGAGTACGCCGAGGCCATGACGAACACGCCGACGACCGTCACCGATGAGCTGTCGGCGAGTCTGCTCGGCCGGCTCGGCCCGGCGGCGCTGGTCGAACTCACCGTGTTCATCGGCTTCGCCAACCTGGCTGCCAGGTGCAACACGGCGCATGGGATCACCTCGCAGGGCTACTCCGATGCCTGCGAGATCCCGCTGGCCGGGCGTCCTCAGACGTCCGGCGTAGCGTCGGCATCATGA
- the asnB gene encoding asparagine synthase (glutamine-hydrolyzing) has translation MCGITGWVSFDRDLTREEGVLEAMTGSMTARGPDGSGTWYSRHAALGHRRLAIIDLEGGAQPVTAQTLDGVVALTYSGEVYNFAELRAELRRRGHPFRTACDTEVVLRAYLEWGAALTERLVGMYAFAVWDGRSEQLLLVRDRLGIKPLYYYPTPDGVLFGSEPKAVLANPAVPRTVDLDGIREIVLGVKTPGAAVWQGMRELPPGHVATVGRSGVREQEYWRLRALPHTDDLATTSGRLRELLHDSVREQLVADVPRCLLVSGGLDSSALAGLASDGRAARLRSFSVDFAGHSEHFVPDEYNISPDAPYVRAVVDHLGTDHTDLVLDPAALADPEVRRACVSARDLPVGRGDLDHSLYLLFRAIREHSTVALSGEGADEMFGGYWWFHDRAVSEAAGFPWLTAALGTARQERPYTPPDLRVALDIPEFAAQRYRDALAETPVLDGESAEQRRARQLLYLHMTRSLGGMLDRKDRLSMAVGLEVRVPFCDHRVAEYAFNIPWSMQVFDGREKSVLRAAAREVVPDVVLGRTKSPYPMTQDRRYVCALQEQVRGVLALADHDVFTLVDRPTALRAAEADPTRVPHPGRHRMLLEKVLDLYVWLDHHRPKLLVG, from the coding sequence ATGTGTGGAATCACCGGCTGGGTGTCGTTCGACCGCGATCTCACCCGGGAGGAGGGTGTACTCGAAGCCATGACGGGATCCATGACGGCCCGCGGTCCCGACGGCTCCGGCACCTGGTACTCCCGGCATGCGGCCCTCGGCCACCGGCGTCTGGCGATCATCGATCTGGAGGGCGGCGCGCAGCCGGTGACCGCCCAGACCCTCGACGGCGTCGTGGCCCTGACGTACAGCGGCGAAGTGTACAACTTCGCCGAGCTGCGCGCGGAACTGCGCCGCCGGGGCCACCCGTTCCGCACCGCCTGCGACACCGAGGTCGTGCTGCGCGCCTACCTGGAGTGGGGCGCCGCGCTCACCGAGCGCCTGGTCGGCATGTACGCTTTCGCCGTCTGGGACGGCCGATCCGAGCAACTGCTCCTGGTCCGGGACCGGTTGGGCATCAAGCCGCTGTACTACTACCCCACACCCGACGGGGTGCTCTTCGGTTCCGAACCCAAGGCCGTCCTGGCCAACCCCGCGGTGCCACGGACCGTGGACCTGGACGGCATACGGGAGATCGTGCTCGGCGTGAAGACGCCGGGTGCCGCGGTGTGGCAGGGCATGCGCGAACTGCCGCCGGGCCATGTGGCCACGGTCGGTCGCTCGGGCGTGCGCGAGCAGGAGTACTGGAGGTTGCGGGCCCTGCCGCACACCGATGACCTGGCCACGACCTCCGGGCGGCTGCGGGAGCTGCTCCACGACTCCGTACGGGAACAGCTGGTCGCCGATGTCCCCCGCTGCCTGCTGGTGTCCGGCGGTCTTGACTCCAGTGCCCTCGCCGGACTCGCGTCCGACGGACGGGCGGCGCGGCTGCGGTCGTTCTCGGTGGACTTCGCCGGACACAGTGAGCACTTCGTACCGGACGAGTACAACATCAGCCCGGACGCACCCTATGTACGCGCCGTCGTCGATCACCTGGGGACCGACCACACCGATCTGGTGCTGGACCCCGCGGCGCTGGCCGACCCGGAGGTCCGCCGGGCCTGTGTGAGTGCCCGGGATCTGCCGGTGGGCCGCGGTGACCTCGACCACTCCCTGTACCTGCTTTTCCGAGCGATCCGGGAACACTCCACGGTCGCCCTCTCCGGGGAGGGGGCCGACGAGATGTTCGGCGGCTACTGGTGGTTCCACGACCGGGCGGTCAGCGAGGCCGCCGGCTTCCCCTGGCTCACCGCCGCTCTCGGCACGGCCCGGCAGGAGCGCCCGTACACACCGCCGGATCTCCGCGTGGCCCTGGACATACCGGAGTTCGCCGCGCAGCGGTACCGCGACGCGCTCGCCGAGACCCCCGTCCTGGACGGGGAGAGCGCCGAGCAGCGACGTGCCCGCCAGCTCCTGTATCTGCACATGACCCGTAGCCTCGGCGGGATGCTCGACCGCAAGGACCGGCTGAGCATGGCCGTGGGGCTGGAGGTCCGGGTGCCCTTCTGCGACCACCGGGTCGCCGAGTACGCCTTCAACATTCCCTGGTCGATGCAGGTCTTCGACGGCCGCGAGAAGAGCGTGCTGCGGGCGGCCGCCCGGGAGGTGGTCCCGGACGTGGTGCTGGGACGCACCAAGAGCCCTTATCCCATGACGCAGGACCGCCGGTACGTCTGCGCCCTCCAGGAGCAGGTGCGTGGCGTCCTCGCCCTCGCCGACCACGACGTCTTCACCCTCGTCGACAGGCCCACGGCGCTGCGCGCGGCCGAGGCGGACCCGACCCGGGTGCCGCATCCAGGGCGGCATCGCATGCTGCTGGAGAAGGTGCTCGATCTGTACGTCTGGCTGGACCATCACCGCCCCAAGCTGCTCGTGGGCTGA
- a CDS encoding RICIN domain-containing protein has product MSASFNESCDGTSAVSATTSATTSSRDRRPSAVVRRGGRSGALLVFLMVVCAALGWGPASSSYAFAADAAAPASARQIVNIVSAPSGLCVEVPASEVGQPVRQGRCFGKPGARWYLQSSGAASDAVNIVSAGSGACVEVANSSPDNGAAIRLGACDSRPGASFRIVPVGDGVGFQTMTSTTPKCLEVTESSTADGAALRQWDCKQQAGAMFFQRQPPRQWETTLVNGNSGKCLGILNQSRLDGARAIQRTCTAGTDERWQVVELGEGNVAVVNGNSGKCLAISNGSLDNGANANQFSCDGYKFHTWAMSPAGDGTYTLANLRSGKYLGVRGQSTEEAAQAEQWDRTANTDQLWRMSPTGT; this is encoded by the coding sequence ATGAGCGCGTCTTTCAACGAGTCCTGCGACGGGACTTCCGCTGTGTCTGCCACGACGTCTGCCACGACGTCTTCCAGGGACCGACGCCCGTCGGCCGTCGTACGGCGTGGCGGGCGATCCGGCGCACTCCTGGTCTTCCTGATGGTCGTGTGCGCCGCGCTGGGCTGGGGGCCCGCGTCCTCCTCGTACGCCTTCGCCGCCGATGCCGCCGCGCCCGCTTCCGCCAGGCAGATCGTGAACATCGTCTCCGCGCCCAGCGGCTTGTGCGTGGAGGTCCCCGCCTCGGAAGTCGGCCAGCCGGTGCGCCAGGGCCGTTGCTTCGGCAAGCCAGGGGCGCGGTGGTACCTCCAGTCCTCCGGGGCGGCGAGCGACGCGGTCAACATCGTCAGCGCCGGCAGCGGAGCCTGCGTGGAGGTGGCGAACTCCAGCCCGGACAACGGCGCCGCCATCCGCCTCGGGGCCTGTGACAGCCGCCCCGGGGCGAGTTTCCGGATCGTCCCGGTCGGTGACGGTGTCGGATTCCAGACCATGACGTCTACGACCCCCAAGTGCCTGGAGGTCACGGAGTCCTCCACCGCGGACGGGGCGGCACTGCGGCAGTGGGACTGCAAGCAGCAGGCCGGCGCGATGTTCTTCCAGCGGCAGCCTCCCCGGCAGTGGGAGACCACGCTCGTGAACGGCAACAGCGGAAAGTGCCTCGGGATCCTCAACCAGAGCCGTCTGGACGGCGCCAGGGCGATCCAGCGCACCTGCACCGCCGGCACCGACGAGCGGTGGCAGGTCGTCGAGCTGGGCGAGGGCAACGTGGCGGTGGTCAACGGCAACAGCGGTAAGTGCCTGGCCATCAGCAACGGCAGTCTGGACAACGGCGCCAACGCGAACCAGTTCTCGTGCGACGGCTACAAGTTCCACACCTGGGCGATGAGCCCGGCGGGGGACGGAACCTACACGCTGGCCAACCTGAGGAGCGGAAAGTACCTCGGCGTGCGCGGCCAGAGCACGGAGGAGGCGGCCCAGGCGGAACAGTGGGACCGCACGGCCAACACGGATCAGCTGTGGCGGATGAGCCCGACGGGGACGTGA
- a CDS encoding aldehyde dehydrogenase family protein, whose translation MHHHSQIYLDGAWRPSRGTDVIEVVNPTTEQVMCAVPQGTSADVDAAVDAARRAFPGWWDTPTARRAEYLGRVADRLEQRAAELAVLTARDVGAPLAFARAAHVALPVLSFRQAADVASAYAYERQEGGSLIVREPYGVVGAITPWNYPLHQIAAKVAYALAAGNTVVLKPSEVAPLGAWALAEIFDKAGLPPGVFNMVSGTGAVVGEALAAHKGVDLVSFTGSTAVGKRVSRLAAETVKRVTLELGGKSPAVLLPDADPVEAVPRVVVNAFLNSGQTCSALTRLVVPRSRLGEVERAARQAAEAMTAGDPLAEGTRLGPLVSATQRDRVRAHITRALDEGARLVTGGALPPDGLPRGYFVRPTVLSEVTPRMAVHRDEVFGPVLAIEPYDSVAEAVRLANDSDYGLAAAVWSPDRDRALAVARLLRAGQVGVNSADLNPRAPFGGYKQSGNGREHGVLGLEEFLEIKSVQV comes from the coding sequence ATGCACCACCACAGTCAGATCTACCTCGACGGTGCCTGGAGACCCTCGCGGGGCACCGACGTCATCGAGGTCGTCAACCCGACGACCGAGCAGGTGATGTGCGCCGTCCCGCAGGGCACGTCCGCCGACGTCGACGCGGCCGTCGACGCGGCCCGACGCGCCTTTCCGGGATGGTGGGACACCCCGACTGCCCGCCGCGCGGAGTACCTCGGGCGCGTCGCCGACCGGCTGGAACAGCGAGCGGCCGAGCTGGCCGTGCTCACCGCCCGGGACGTGGGGGCGCCGCTGGCGTTCGCCCGGGCCGCGCATGTCGCCCTGCCCGTCCTGTCGTTCCGGCAGGCGGCCGATGTCGCATCGGCGTACGCGTACGAACGTCAGGAGGGCGGCTCACTGATCGTGCGCGAACCCTACGGCGTCGTAGGAGCGATCACCCCGTGGAACTACCCGCTGCACCAGATCGCCGCGAAGGTCGCCTATGCCCTGGCCGCGGGCAACACCGTCGTCCTCAAGCCCAGTGAGGTGGCACCGCTCGGCGCCTGGGCACTGGCGGAGATCTTCGACAAGGCCGGCCTGCCGCCCGGCGTATTCAACATGGTCAGCGGCACCGGGGCGGTGGTGGGCGAAGCACTCGCCGCGCACAAGGGCGTCGATCTGGTGTCCTTCACCGGGTCGACAGCGGTGGGTAAACGGGTCAGCCGACTGGCCGCGGAGACGGTCAAACGCGTCACGCTGGAGCTGGGCGGCAAGAGCCCCGCGGTGCTGCTCCCCGACGCCGACCCGGTCGAGGCGGTGCCGCGGGTCGTGGTCAACGCGTTCCTCAACTCCGGCCAGACGTGCAGCGCGCTGACCCGGCTCGTGGTGCCCCGCTCCCGGCTCGGCGAGGTCGAACGGGCGGCACGGCAGGCGGCCGAGGCCATGACGGCCGGTGATCCGCTGGCAGAGGGGACCCGCCTCGGCCCGCTGGTGTCCGCCACTCAGCGGGACCGGGTCCGCGCGCACATCACCAGAGCCCTCGACGAAGGCGCACGCCTCGTCACCGGAGGGGCCCTGCCGCCGGACGGCCTGCCCCGGGGCTACTTCGTCCGCCCCACGGTGCTCTCCGAGGTCACCCCGCGGATGGCGGTGCACCGCGACGAGGTCTTCGGTCCGGTTCTCGCCATCGAGCCCTACGACAGTGTGGCCGAGGCCGTACGGCTGGCGAACGACAGCGACTACGGGCTGGCCGCCGCGGTCTGGTCACCGGACCGCGACAGGGCCCTCGCGGTGGCCAGGCTCCTGCGCGCCGGTCAAGTCGGGGTCAACAGCGCCGACTTGAACCCCCGGGCCCCCTTCGGCGGATACAAGCAGTCCGGGAACGGCCGTGAGCACGGTGTCCTCGGCCTGGAGGAGTTCCTGGAGATCAAGTCCGTGCAGGTCTGA